AGTATAAGTATCAAATACAAGACAAGATAGGATAGATGTGACTCAAAGGGAGGAGATATTAAGTTTTTCATGAAAGCCCAAATAAACATAACAGCatactcttctttttctcaagTCCTTTATCTGCAACCAACTTAAAACGTTGAAAATAATGCTACAGCCTACAAACCTTGAGAacttacatttaaaaataaacaggCAAAATTCCCACTTATAAGCTTTGCTACAACAATACAATACACTAACATAATGATGCAATTAAGATAGACAAGTTTACATCAATAAAACCACATTCTACCCAAGAGGTGCAACTCATGGATACAACTAATTACTTCAtaaataatgtattataaaactTATATTGCTAGAACTATTCAATCTCGCCAAATTTCAAACTTAAGGCAACATTATGTGTATTGAAATTCCAAAAAGAATAGGAGAATAGAAAATACTAATAGTCCAATATTTAACCAGAACTAGGATCACCTTCCTCCTTTCGCTCATCTACTGTTCCTTCAGAAAGATTCAACTGCTTTCCAAAATACTCGAAACCTTCAAGAAGATCTGATGACACATCCCCAACAGAGCCTGATCCTGTATCTGAATCCACTACGCCCTTCTGTAAATCTAATTCATGGACTTCAAGTCTTGTTTCAATGTCTAATACTGCGCCACCAGAGTATTCAATGTCAACTTCTAACATCCATACCTCATTCATGTCCATTGGAAGAATCCTCATGCCATGAATATGAGGTGGGAGATTCCCAAGATCAATGTCAGTGCAGATGACATCACCTATGTAACTGGGGGTTCTCATATTGGAAAGTGTTCTCTATCatatcaaatagcaaaaaaacaattcagcaaaaaaaaaaattatagcaaaaaACCACAACACACACTAGTAAaatgcaccttttttttttctttttaaagattAAATCATATGATATGGAAAGCAAATAAATTTCCACAATCACATGTATACAATAATATTATCAACTCTTTAGCCttattattttctatctttcaTCACACTTCCAAAATCAGGAGGAATAGATGTGGTTCAATCTGGTGAGTCTAGTTAAATCCAACTGAGAGCCCGGGTCCATGAAACTAAGAGTAATTTGTAGTTCAatctttaaagaaaattaaaatatatcacATGTCACATCGAAGCctcaaatcatttttttccttttctgatTCCTGAAATTTTAGGTATGTTTatcccttattaaaaaaaaaaaaaaaaatcttagagaACTAATTTACAAAAGTTTCTGCAGATTGAGGATAAGAAGGGCAATGAAACAAAACCATGTCTACCTACCCCAATACACAGTATTGTTCTTCATGATGaccacaaacaaataaaatgaaaaaatacatAGTAAAGGAATAGAATAGACCTGAACCCGTGATTGTATGGATCTTTTCATCTCTGAATtgcttttcaaatcaaaaaaGAACCGTGAAATTAACAAATTCCAACAGAGTGTGCCCTCATCATTACAAAACTTGTCATCAGAATCTACGTCAGAGATGACAGAAATATGTCTTTGGCTTCCAGAATCTGAAATTgttgataatgatgatgattcAACCATATTTTCTTCACTATTAGATCCCTTTACTGATGGAGCACCATTCACCAAGCCAGTGGCTGATACTGTCTCTTGGAACGGACGAATTTTCTCACTTTCCCTTCTCTCTACATGGCCTGATAATGAAGACAAAGTTGACTTATTTTCTTGACCAACCCGAGTCTTCtttgcaattttcttcaaaaatagCCTAACCTTTGAGGAAGTTCCATCAGGCCTATTTGTCCGATCTACTGTCTCAGAAGAGAACCCTATCGAGGGTTTCATAAATGAAGGATATTCTGCATTTATGTTTGTTAAGTAATTATGAAAGTCCTTCTGCAACTTGGAAAACCAATCAAGTCTTTCTTTCTTGTCACATGAAGCTAGACGGAGGGCCTTACACCATGATTCCTTTTCCCAAGAAGTCTCAAGATAAAAGTACAAAGTTTTACTTCCATTGTAAATTACTGAGCTCTTGCTTTCCAATTTTATGGGAAACCTTTTGGCCCTGTAATACCCATaagaaaatgataagaaaaGGAGGATTTCTCTTTTTCCATACCATAAACAAGATCCATGACAATTTATGTTTACACAACTATTTTGTATTGCAATGCCATAGTAAGTAAAATGACAAGTCACAACTTTTTATGTTCCAAATATACAAAGGAAAATTAATTTCCAAAATGACATCCCTGAAACCAGAGAGTTCCTACAGACCAAACAAGGGTCATGTAAATCAGCAGGGCACAACCATCTTTCATGTCTCATGCATACAGACATTATACATTCCAAAACAATTACAATGAGCCTCTCTAGTATGACCTAAAAAAAGTTGACTCAAGGCATAAGGGCACCaacaattaatttattaaatttgtcTTGAGTAATCTAATATTCATTATTAATCTGAAAAGGGTAGAATTATGAAACATGATCATAAGCATTtccaaagaaaaattcatattcaaatagGCACAGAAACAACTCCATTTATCCAACCTTGAtgatgaaatcaagaaattgtATTCTTAGTTGTCATATAAATACATCTGCAGCACAAATCATAAGATttgtacaaaaaatttaaatagggATAAGGTACTGGTTTCAAGATTATAAAACGTTCTCATTTAATCATGGGTTCCAATTAGTTCCACAGGTAAAGTCTCTTATTGTTGTATAAGGGACTTTAGATCAAATCCCTACTACGCTAAAAAGAAACTCATTGGTGTCTTTAGCTTAATGGTATAGAGCAATCAGCAATCATCGTGGAATGAATGCTAGGTttaaattctatcatatttatCAAAAGAATGTTCTCATTTAATCCTTGACCATGTAGCATAACTAGAAATTTTAAGGGTTTTAAAATAGATGATCTCTGCCTATATCCTAAAAACTAAGTAGTGCTTCTTGAAATCACAAAGAAAAATATGGGTTTTATGCAACAGAGTGACGAGATAGTTGTTAACAACTAGAGATATATTTCTTTAATCAGTACAAGCAAAAGTAACTGCAAAGAACCAGAATATAAGAAATATTTAACAAGCTGGATCCATGATGCTTGAAAGCAATAGGTTATAGATATCAATTAATTACAGAACATTAAAACTTGATGAGAAAacttcaaacaaaaaagaaaaataattatttctataaattttatcatCAACAGCATTAATCTAAGTAATTTGTTGAATCAGTGTCAAAATTTCCatcaaataatattaatatccCTACTCGGCTACTCCATTGGATCATCTTTTACAAGGAAGAAAAATCCGCATACTTAGAACTAGGAACGCTCTAACGTTCACATAATTCTTAGAAAAATTGTGGCAAGTCACATCTCTAGAAAAACAGGTATATTTACTGTGGCTGATAGAAAAATGGTTTACAAGGAGAGAGTGCCCAAGAGCTTATATACACATAGTTAAGCTTGCACTTAAGCCATGTGGGACACTTGGATCATAAAAGTAGCCTATTAACAGATATCAATTGTGCATAGGAGGTGAAACTTACTATCCAATCACATCTTGGATAAAGGGGCATGTTATGCAATAATCCTATGCCAACCTTCCAAAAGACAATGATTGAAAAAGCatgttgtgcatgatattgCGATTTAGCAGCTGGCATGGATTCTCATTTTACTTTTAGAACTTCGAAAAAGCATGAATAATTAGCAGAAATCACAGAAATCATAATCAAACTTAATGAGGGTACAAGCGAGGAGTCCTTGCCACACCTTCCTCTTTTGAAAGAAACAGAAGGttcaaacttcttttttttatgcgTGGAACCTTACCCAGGCCCTTTGGATGCACCCCTAGGGAGCATACCATGGATACACGACCCAACCCACCAGAACCGTGTATCAGGTAAAACAGAAGGTTGAACTTCACCCAAAGAATTGAAAGCATTTCCCATCAACAGATACTAACAAATGTTAACCTATGCCAAGAAAATCATGTATATCACCCAAAAGAGGAGATCTGGAAAAGGCCATACTACCATTTTCTTGAAGATAAGCTTGTTGCTGAAACAGCTTCAACTATGCATCCCTTAAGCTCAATAGCAATTTGGGAACCATCCGATTCAACCAGAATAAGTTTTCGGTCCTTGATTTTTGCGTACTTTTTAACAGGGGAAACCTCCAAGaaatctttctttctcttttgctcCTTTGGTCCTTTGTCCAGCAAATTTTTTGAAACCTTTTCTGATTCCAGAACCCATACTGCTCCCTACAGACAAACACCAgcttcaaaaatataaataacacacaAACGAAGGGTACAAAGAATCATACTTGATAAACAATTGCACTTTCAAAACCACAgtcagattttctttttctttttttgataattcgatagtaAAATTAACCATCAGTTATATCAGCATATTAGTATTCAATGGTACCACATGATAGTACTATCAACCTGTTATAATGGTTTTGTTAAAAGCGAAGCCTTAACCATTACTTTtagtttaaactaattaaaaaaaaaaaaaaaaacattaggcAGAAAATAGTTCCCAAATTATAGTTTAGTAGAGTAAAGGGTTTGTTTATTTcgtactaattttttcatatatgtTCTTTACTTGACATCAAAGCATAGATGGCAtaacaaaagaaatgaaagggTCACCCACCAATTCTGACCAGAAAATACATTtatatgtataaagaaagaaagaaagaaagaaagatgtaCCGACCTTTTTGTTAGAAGCAAAATGGAGAGATTGGAGGAGATCAAGGTCGCGGGATGAGTGTTGTGATATCTGAGCTTGTTTTTTAAGGTTCTTCTTATTCAAACGGTTTATGAAGACATACACTCCAACTGCTTCTGCGCCCAAAATGGTCAGCGCCCCAACCGCAAACCCAACAACGAACACCATCAACCATAGAAACAGCACCAtcattttcaacaaatttagttGCCCACTGCCACTTCCACTTTTGGatcaacaatttttttggaaaaaaaaaaaaaaaaaaaatttattctggATGAGAAGAGAATTGAGAGGATAAGATAATAAAGGTgaaatcaataaataataattaatcaatGATTTAATGGGGGTATTAAATTTTTCTAATTAGGAATCAGGTGCTGATGCTTCTGCAAACTGCGatagatttttattctattcttcttcctcctcttcttcttcttcttcttctatggagagagagagagagagacagagacagacaGACacgcagagagagagaaaagaaaacgcGTCTGGGAAaggactttttattttttgagaaaccgtCTGGGAAAGGACTGTCGGTGTTGGGagttcaaaagatttttgatGAGAGGAATCTTAATCTTATTATTAACTCGTAATAAGACCAACCATCGTTTATTGTCAGTATTGGATCAAGTACCGGCGGTCCtccaaaattataaattaaggACAAGCTAGAGCCTACATGTTTCTTTGCTTCATCTAAACTACACAATTACAATATAAACTTagattttggtttatttttatatattgcaTTATTAATATTAAGTTACTAACGTGggtttcaattagctcaactagtaaagtctctgatgattgtataagaaatttagggttcaatctctgcctacacaaaaaactgattggtgtcttggtctgatgataaagagcaatcatcatataattgagttttatataataataataataatattcaaactTTTCACAATTGCATGTATtataaaactcaaaaataataatcaatttttttaaaccatttttttttaaataaaaaaagcatgACAGATAAACACATTTTTAACTATGATTTCACTCTTTTGCAAATTTTTACATTACAACATGACTTACTTGAGtctgtgtgatttttttttttttttttttttctgtaaaaactaaaaagagtcTAGAGAGAACCACCATGGTTGTCAAGATCGGGACTCGAATCGCATGATCATATAATCTTACGATCCTACTAGGCCAAAACAACTCGGATCATAATAGGATTGTATATTTTTCAAGATTCTATGTAAAATTAGTTGAATCATGTGGGGTCAATAGGATTG
The Quercus lobata isolate SW786 chromosome 10, ValleyOak3.0 Primary Assembly, whole genome shotgun sequence DNA segment above includes these coding regions:
- the LOC115963836 gene encoding testis-expressed protein 2-like isoform X2; protein product: MMVLFLWLMVFVVGFAVGALTILGAEAVGVYVFINRLNKKNLKKQAQISQHSSRDLDLLQSLHFASNKKGAVWVLESEKVSKNLLDKGPKEQKRKKDFLEVSPVKKYAKIKDRKLILVESDGSQIAIELKGCIVEAVSATSLSSRKWAKRFPIKLESKSSVIYNGSKTLYFYLETSWEKESWCKALRLASCDKKERLDWFSKLQKDFHNYLTNINAEYPSFMKPSIGFSSETVDRTNRPDGTSSKVRLFLKKIAKKTRVGQENKSTLSSLSGHVERRESEKIRPFQETVSATGLVNGAPSVKGSNSEENMVESSSLSTISDSGSQRHISVISDVDSDDKFCNDEGTLCWNLLISRFFFDLKSNSEMKRSIQSRVQRTLSNMRTPSYIGDVICTDIDLGNLPPHIHGMRILPMDMNEVWMLEVDIEYSGGAVLDIETRLEVHELDLQKGVVDSDTGSGSVGDVSSDLLEGFEYFGKQLNLSEGTVDERKEEDGLKSGKSTVPASTQGSRWKSILSAIARQVSQVPLSLTIRVTSLRGTLRLHIKPPPSDQLWYAFTCMPNIDFNLESSVGEHKITNGHIALFLVNRLKAAIKESLVLPNSESVCMPWMISEKDDWVPRKVAPFLWLNQEVNNGPTTVRESISSHPSEGKTKTEASKGTSSDPEKPFKN
- the LOC115963836 gene encoding testis-expressed protein 2-like isoform X1, encoding MMVLFLWLMVFVVGFAVGALTILGAEAVGVYVFINRLNKKNLKKQAQISQHSSRDLDLLQSLHFASNKKGAVWVLESEKVSKNLLDKGPKEQKRKKDFLEVSPVKKYAKIKDRKLILVESDGSQIAIELKGCIVEAVSATSLSSRKWAKRFPIKLESKSSVIYNGSKTLYFYLETSWEKESWCKALRLASCDKKERLDWFSKLQKDFHNYLTNINAEYPSFMKPSIGFSSETVDRTNRPDGTSSKVRLFLKKIAKKTRVGQENKSTLSSLSGHVERRESEKIRPFQETVSATGLVNGAPSVKGSNSEENMVESSSLSTISDSGSQRHISVISDVDSDDKFCNDEGTLCWNLLISRFFFDLKSNSEMKRSIQSRVQRTLSNMRTPSYIGDVICTDIDLGNLPPHIHGMRILPMDMNEVWMLEVDIEYSGGAVLDIETRLEVHELDLQKGVVDSDTGSGSVGDVSSDLLEGFEYFGKQLNLSEGTVDERKEEDGLKSGKSTVPASTQGSRWKSILSAIARQVSQVPLSLTIRVTSLRGTLRLHIKPPPSDQLWYAFTCMPNIDFNLESSVGEHKITNGHIALFLVNRLKAAIKESLVLPNSESVCMPWMISEKDDWVPRKVAPFLWLNQEVNNGPTTVRESISSHPSEGKTKTEASKGTSSDPESKHQKPKSPTSTSESSDGLAISTSSTNLLSHSRTLQELSTPLLGNDEPQESCKQAEESPSSSMILFEKQDSTTDDDDLKPRRMGRRARMFDLGKKVGEKFEEKRRHIEEKGRHIVEKMRGP